A window from Pseudomonadota bacterium encodes these proteins:
- a CDS encoding glycosyltransferase, which translates to MPFVSVIIPAYNCAPYLPTAIESVLSQSHEDLELIVVDDGSTDTTSSILEPYVGRIRLLRQKNAGAAAARNYGLALAKGELIAFLDADDWWEPCKLAAQVTAFEEFPMAGLVFADFFVADAQGKLLMERGIRWKYGIVRNDKITPWSKVFEKNRAIGHDKCLKHHQNVAAYEGRIATWLFQGNMINTCSVLIRRDVLEKVGEFDTSLETEEDYDYWLRVAQSWPIVYIDLPLLTFRRRPGQLTQADKIDRVVSNVAKVLMRAADRLADELSPREIDSRLARIYLDLGVIHLRQGRIVEARESLMESLKRRPQSVSSVLFWLLSFLPVNILSILETAWHRVHRKRT; encoded by the coding sequence ATGCCCTTTGTTTCTGTAATCATCCCAGCTTATAATTGCGCCCCCTATCTTCCAACCGCCATAGAGTCAGTGCTCAGCCAATCGCATGAGGACCTGGAACTCATCGTTGTAGATGATGGATCCACAGATACAACCTCATCTATATTGGAACCGTACGTAGGCCGGATCCGTCTATTGCGACAGAAGAACGCCGGTGCGGCTGCCGCGCGCAATTATGGCCTGGCTTTGGCCAAAGGAGAGTTAATAGCATTTCTTGATGCAGACGACTGGTGGGAACCTTGCAAATTGGCTGCTCAGGTCACCGCATTCGAGGAGTTCCCCATGGCCGGACTCGTCTTCGCAGATTTCTTCGTGGCCGATGCTCAAGGTAAACTGCTAATGGAACGGGGTATACGGTGGAAGTACGGCATTGTAAGAAACGACAAAATCACACCGTGGAGCAAAGTGTTTGAGAAAAATCGAGCTATCGGACACGACAAATGTCTTAAACACCATCAGAACGTTGCGGCCTATGAGGGGCGGATCGCGACGTGGTTATTCCAGGGCAATATGATCAATACATGCTCCGTACTCATCCGCCGGGACGTTCTCGAAAAGGTAGGCGAATTCGATACATCATTGGAAACGGAAGAAGACTACGACTACTGGCTGCGTGTTGCTCAATCTTGGCCCATTGTATATATAGACCTACCTTTGCTAACGTTCCGGCGCCGCCCGGGACAATTGACTCAGGCAGACAAAATTGACCGAGTCGTTAGTAACGTTGCGAAGGTACTTATGCGGGCCGCTGACCGGTTAGCGGATGAGCTTTCCCCTCGGGAGATCGACAGTCGCCTCGCACGCATTTACCTGGATCTTGGAGTGATCCATCTCAGACAAGGTCGAATTGTTGAGGCTCGAGAATCACTGATGGAAAGTCTGAAGCGTAGACCTCAGTCAGTTTCTTCCGTCCTTTTTTGGTTGCTTTCTTTCCTTCCCGTGAACATTCTGTCTATTCTAGAAACCGCTTGGCACCGTGTCCACAGGAAGCGAACTTAG